A section of the Malus sylvestris chromosome 17, drMalSylv7.2, whole genome shotgun sequence genome encodes:
- the LOC126610680 gene encoding protein PHYTOCHROME-DEPENDENT LATE-FLOWERING-like isoform X2 produces MTCPRLPMTAAPELSPECSRVRVGPGFLVHQCLLKGFLYLQNDTVHQATHQDVPKLLHPYDRTSETLFSAIESGRLPGDILDDIPCKYVDGTLVCEIRDYRKCAFEQGPGSTPTHGSVIVNKVCLKMSLENVVKDIPLISDNSWAYGDLMEMESRILKALQPQLYLDPTPKLDRLCKNPVPTKLDLALTGIRRKRLREMPEVTVTSNSKTHGKKVYIDGVPESSNCRLGDSGTLPGNMMPQHAHENLTVQNMSTNNLLALRSKSFMTDASVPAPHLVPNQLRYQMGVGTPRSVQDPGSGSVVNASPSPVGQDMMISYTDNVNGNVPLHGKREHPDGQMSPLSSFNKRQRPTPVGHDGMQHQQIGPHMDSFHGSDMNWKNNYLQQQAMAKGIQFSNTGIQKFSQQMFDGAMSQDPGTMPFAVGQPNMRFGAKEEPLETGKIDGSELGGIKNDMQIMEGDTSHLDPSRLHQRLPQHAFMRSNFSQPSWSNLGQNMEKDARKDDQFPKRKSSQSPRFSSGALVQSPLSSKSGEFSTGSVGPHFGAAAVTSAVGASQKEKALMTSVPTIAASCLTSSANESMQRQHQSQAAAKRKTNSLPKTSAMTGVGSPASVSNISVPLNAGSPSVGTPSSADQTMLEKFSKIEAVTMRYHLNKRKNKVDDHPVKKPNAFPDQHLRACLSNGSNNEDFKDDSCERPLSKSLVGGSMNICKIRILNFVKEEHIVQGNVVYLPKQRTRLIMSERPNDGTVAMYYGEVDDGDFLSAEEHLPTLPNTHTADLLAAQFCSLMVKDGYDSENHIQPKPTRMTIAPSIQPNASGLPRSNSATEMQQYAESVSGQPSNEVAKSISGNNSSLTSSQNLLPSTRMLPPGNPQALQMSQGLMTVNSMPQRQQQIESQPSFQQQQQQHQQHQQLQQQQQHQPPPPQQQQQSQHSLIQQQNPQLQRSMMLAANSLSQFGKNSNMQLPMANNKLTTLQYHLLQQQQQQSPQMQRKMMMGLGTAMGSLGNNMVGLSGVGNTVGMGAARGMGSAPMTPISGMGNVGQNPMNLTQGSNISNLTQQFQTGRLTQALMASKLRMQPNRGGMSGSPQSGTVGLPGGRQMHPGSAGFAMLGQTLNRGNMSAMQHRPGMGPMGPPKLTAGMAGTNMYMNPQQQQQFQQQQMQQQLQQQQLQQQQLQQQQLQQQQQETTSPLQAVVPPQQVGSPSGISQLTHQSQQQQQQQEASPQQMSQRTPMSPQLSSGAMHTMSAGNPEACPASPQLSSQTHGSVGSMANSPMDLQGMNKSNSVGNP; encoded by the exons ATGACGTGTCCGAGACTACCAATGACAGCAGCTCCCGAGCTGTCCCCAGAATGCTCGAG GGTGAGAGTGGGGCCGGGGTTTCTGGTCCATCAATGTCTTCTGAAGGGCTTCTTGTATCTGCAG AATGACACTGTGCATCAAGCTACACATCAAGATGTTCCAAAGTTGTTACACCCATATGATAGGACGTCAGAAACTCTTTTTTCG GCAATTGAATCTGGCCGGTTGCCTGGAGATATTCTAGATGATATACCTTGCAAGTATGTCGATGGAACACTTGTGTGTGAG ATTCGTGATTATCGCAAATGTGCTTTTGAACAAGGGCCCGGTAGTACCCCTACCCATGGATCCGTTATTGTAAATAAAGTATGCCTTAAAATGTCATTGGAAAATGTAGTGAAGGATATCCCACTGATCTCAGATAATTCTTGGGCTTATGGTGACCTGATG GAAATGGAGTCCCGAATATTGAAAGCTTTGCAGCCACAACTTTATTTAGATCCAACTCCCAAGTTGGACAGGCTCTGTAAGAATCCAGTTCCCACAAAG CTCGATTTGGCATTGACTGGAATCCGGAGAAAGAGGTTGAGAGAGATGCCAGAAGTTACTGTCACATCTAATAGCAAGACACATGGGAAGAAAGTTTACATTGATGGAGTTCCAGAAAGCTCTAACTGTAGGTTGGGAGATTCTGGAACCCTTCCAGGCAATATGATGCCACAGCATGCCCATGAAAATTTGACCGTTCAAAATATGAGTACAAATAACTTGTTGGCCCTAAGATCCAAGAGTTTTATGACTGATGCTTCTGTTCCAGCACCACATTTAGTACCCAACCAATTGAGGTATCAAATGGGTGTTGGAACCCCAAGAAGTGTGCAGGACCCTGGATCAGGAAGTGTTGTCAATGCATCACCTTCCCCAGTTGGGCAAGACATGATGATCTCGTATACTGACAATGTGAACGGTAATGTCCCTCTTCATGGAAAGAGAGAGCATCCGGATGGACAAATGTCACCCTTATCTAGTTTTAATAAGAGACAAAGGCCCACACCAGTTGGCCACGATGGAATGCAACATCAGCAAATAGGGCCACATATGGATAGCTTCCATGGATCAGATATGAACTGGAAGAATAACTATTTGCAGCAGCAAGCAATGGCTAAAGGAATTCAGTTTTCAAATACAGGCATTCAGAAGTTTTCCCAGCAGATGTTTGACGGGGCAATGAGTCAGGACCCTGGGACAATGCCATTTGCTGTAGGACAGCCAAACATGAGATTTGGTGCCAAGGAAGAGCCGTTGGAGACAGGTAAGATAGATGGGTCAGAGCTCGGTGGGATTAAGAACGATATGCAGATCATGGAAGGAGACACAAGCCATCTCGATCCATCGAGGCTTCACCAAAGATTACCACAGCATGCATTCATGAGATCTAATTTTTCTCAGCCATCCTGGAGTAATCTTGGTCAGAATATGGAGAAAGATGCAAGAAAGGATGACCAATTCCCAAAAAGAAAATCATCTCAAAGTCCTCGGTTTTCTTCTGGGGCTTTGGTTCAATCCCCATTATCATCAAAGTCGGGGGAGTTTTCTACTGGTTCCGTAGGACCCCACTTTGGAGCAGCTGCAGTAACTTCTGCTGTAGGGGCATcacagaaagagaaggcattaATGACCTCAGTTCCTACTATTGCAGCCTCATGTTTGACTTCCAGTGCTAATGAGTCTATGCAACGGCAACACCAGTCTCAAGCTGCTGCTAAACGGAAAACAAATTCGCTCCCTAAGACCTCAGCAATGACTGGTGTTGGATCTCCTGCCAGTGTTAGTAATATAAGTGTTCCACTAAATGCAGGCAGTCCTTCTGTTGGAACTCCATCTTCCGCTGATCAAACCATGCttgaaaaattctcaaaaattgaagcgGTGACCATGAG GTATCATCTcaacaaaagaaagaataagGTTGATGACCACCCCGTCAAGAAGCCAAATGCATTCCCAGATCAACATCTGCGAGCCTGCCTGTCAAATGGTTCCAATAATGAGGATTTCAAAGATGATTCATGTGAGAGACCTTTGTCGAAGTCACTTGTTGGTGGAAGCATGAATATCTGcaaaattagaattttgaattttgtgaaGGAAGAGCATATTGTTCAAG GAAATGTTGTTTATCTTCCCAAGCAGCGAACTAGGTTGATCATGTCAGAGAGACCAAATGATGGTACTGTAGCAATGTACTACGGCGAAGTAGATGATGGTGATTTTCTGTCTGCCGAGGAACATCTTCCTACATTGCCCAATACT CACACAGCGGATTTGCTTGCAGCACAGTTCTGTTCACTG ATGGTAAAGGATGGTTATGATTCAGAGAATCACATCCAACCAAAGCCAACCCGCATGACTATTGCCCCAAGCATTCAACCAAATGCTTCTGGGCTCCCCCGTAGCAACTCCGCAACTGAGATGCAACAATATGCAGAGTCAGTTTCAGGCCAGCCGTCCAATGAGGTTGCAAAGTCAATTAGTGGCAATAATTCATCCTTAACTTCATCCCAGAATCTTCTACCAAGCACAAGGATGCTGCCCCCTGGAAACCCTCAGGCCTTACAGATGTCTCAAGGGCTCATGACAGTGAATTCGATGCCTCAACGCCAACAACAGATCGAGTCACAACCATCAttccagcagcagcagcaacaacacCAGCAGCACCAACAACTACAGCAGCAACAGCAACACCAACCACCACCtccacagcagcagcagcaaagcCAACACTCTTTGATTCAACAACAGAATCCCCAGCTCCAGAGATCAATGATGCTGGCAGCAAATTCGCTTTCACAGTTTGGGAAGAATTCCAACATGCAGTTACCCATGGCGAATAATAAGCTTACCACCCTGCAATATCACCTATTACAGCAACAACAGCAACAGAGTCCGCAGATGCAGAGAAAAATGATGATGGGACTTGGAACAGCTATGGGAAGCTTAGGCAATAACATGGTTGGACTTTCTGGTGTTGGAAACACGGTGGGCATGGGAGCTGCAAGGGGAATGGGATCTGCGCCCATGACGCCCATTTCCGGAATGGGCAATGTGGGTCAGAATCCAATGAATTTAACCCAGGGTTCAAATATTAGCAATTTAACCCAGCAATTTCAAACTGGAAGATTAACACAAGCTCTCATGGCATCAAAATTGAGGATGCAACCGAACCGAGGGGGCATGTCAGGCAGTCCTCAGTCGGGCACAGTTGGGCTGCCGGGAGGCAGACAGATGCATCCTGGATCTGCTGGTTTCGCAATGTTGGGTCAGACTCTGAATCGAGGCAATATGAGTGCAATGCAACACAGGCCAGGAATGGGGCCTATGGGTCCACCAAAGCTGACGGCGGGGATGGCAGGGACAAATATGTACATGAACccgcagcagcagcaacaattTCAGCAACAACAAATGCAGCAGCAGTTACAGCAACAGCAATTGCAGCAGCAGCAATTGCAACAGCAGCAATTgcaacagcagcagcaagaAACGACTTCACCACTACAGGCTGTTGTTCCGCCACAGCAGGTGGGCTCTCCCTCGGGAATTTCACAACTGACCCACCAAagccagcagcagcagcagcagcaggagGCTAGCCCACAGCAAATGAGCCAAAGAACTCCAATGAGTCCACAGCTGAGCTCAGGGGCAATGCATACCATGAGTGCTGGTAATCCAGAGGCTTGTCCCGCGAGCCCACAGCTAAGCTCTCAAACGCACGGCTCAGTTGGTAGTATGGCAAATTCTCCTATGGACCTTCAAGGTATGAATAAGAGTAACTCCGTGGGTAACCCGTAG
- the LOC126610681 gene encoding nuclear pore complex protein NUP107-like has product MDVEMDASPSFFDPEDLTIREKFRRYGKRHLTSSMSPHQENSASKYSESRLLYDGQNLHSPTNAALLLENIKQEVESIDADHLERTSFLRRRSPIDGTDMDDGAGSVHHSIKLFKNEEHSLADDGDPTFSLFASLLDSALQGLMPFPDLILRFEESCRNVSESIRYGSNIRHRVVEDKLMRQKAQLLLDEAASWSLLWYLYGKGTEEIPKEFILLPSTSHLEACQFVVEDHTAQLCLRIVQWLEGLASKALDLERKVRGSHVGACLPSSGIWYHTQCYLKKGASSTNTVHHLDFDAPTREHAQLLPDDKKQDESLLEDVWTLLRAGRREEACHLCRSAGQPWRAATLCIFGGIDEFPSVEAVVKNGKKRTLQAIELESGIGHQWHLWKWASYCASEKIAEQDAGKYEAAVYAAQCSNLRRMLPICTDWESACWAMAKSWLHVQVDLELAHLEPGRMDQFKSIGDAIDGSPGHIDGAVQPSNGPGIWPLQVLNQQPRQLSDLLQKLQSGELVHESVTRGCKEQQRQIEMKLMLGDISQLLDLIWSWIAPSEDDQSCFRPHGDPQMIRFGAHLVLVLRYLLDDENKDTLREKIMNVGDLIVHMYAMFLFSKQHEELVGIYASQLARHRCIDLFVHMMELRLNSSVHVKYKIFLSAMGYLQFSPVDNSKGSFEEIVERVLSRSREMKVGKYDKLSDVAEQHRLQSLPKAMVVQWLCFTPPSTVTNVEDVSTKLLLRALIHSNILFREFALVSMWRVPAMPIGAHTLLSFLAEPLKQLSESSDTLETYNVSQNLKEFHDWSEYYSCDAKYRNWLKIELENAEVSPLELSMEEKQRTVSAANETLNSSLSLLLRTENPCLASAQDHLYESVEPIFLELHATAMLCLPSGECLPPDATVCTTLMSALYSSVSEEDVLHRQLMINVTVPSKDNYCVEVVLRCLAVAGDGLGPQEHTDGGLLGTVMAAGFKGELLRFQAGVTIEISRLDAWYSSKEGSLESPATYIVRGLCRRCCIPEVILRCMQVSLSLIELGVPPESHDQLIELVASSEAGVLHLFSHQQLQEFLLFEREYSISQMELEEELSS; this is encoded by the exons ATGGACGTAGAAATGGACGCTTCTCCAAGCTTCTTCGACCCCGAGGACCTCACAATCAGAGAGAAGTTTCGTCGATACGG GAAAAGGCACTTGACTTCAAGCATGTCGCCCCACCAAGAGAATTCAGCTTCTAAATACAGTGAATCTAGGCTACTATACGACGGGCAGAATTTACATAGCCCGACCAATGCTGCACTTCTTCTcgaaaatattaaacaagaagTTGAAAGCATTGATGCTGATCACTTGGAAAGAACTTCTTTCTTAAGAAGGAGGTCGCCCATTGATGGCACAGATATGGATGATGGTGCTGGGTCAGTCCACCATTCAATCAAACTTTTCAAGAATGAGGAGCATTCACTGGCTGATGATGGAGATCCAACCTTTAGCCTTTTTGCATCTCTACTTGATTCTGCTCTTCAAG GGTTGATGCCTTTTCCTGACCTGATACTAAGATTTGAAGAATCCTGCCGAAATGTTTCAGAGTCGATTAG GTATGGTTCCAACATAAGGCATCGTGTTGTAGAGGACAAGTTGATGAGGCAGAAGGCTCAACTCCTGCTTGATGAGGCTGCTTCTTGGTCCCTTTTGTGGTACCTTTATGGGAA agggACTGAAGAGATCCCTAAAGAGTTCATCTTG TTGCCCTCAACATCACATTTGGAGGCTTGCCAATTTGTCGTAGAGGACCATACAGCACAATTATGTCTACGCATTGTTCAATGGCTAGAAGGCTTAGCCTCCAAAGCACTTGACTTGGAAAGAAAG GTGCGGGGGTCTCATGTTGGCGCCTGTCTCCCAAGCTCTGGAATTTGGTATCATACTCAATGCTATCTTAAGAAAGGAGCCTCCAGTACAAATACCGTTCATCACCTGGATTTTGATGCTCCAACACGTGAACATGCTCAACTTCTACCTGATGACAAA AAACAAGATGAATCTCTGTTGGAAGATGTCTGGACTCTTTTAAGAGCTGGAAGACGGGAAGAGGCATGTCACCTTTGCCGGTCTGCGGGACAG CCATGGAGAGCTGCAACTTTGTGCATATTTGGAGGAATTGATGAGTTTCCGTCAGTTGAAGCTGTGGTGAAAAATGGAAAGAAGAGAACTTTGCAAGCCATTGAGTTAGAAAGTGGCATTGGCCACCAATGGCATCTGTGGAAATGGGCATCATATTGTGCATCGGAG AAAATAGCTGAGCAAGATGCTGGGAAATATGAAGCAGCAGTGTATGCAGCACAATGTAGTAATTTAAGGCGCATGCTTCCAATCTGCACCGACTGGGAG TCAGCATGCTGGGCTATGGCAAAATCATGGTTACATGTTCAGGTGGATTTGGAATTGGCTCATTTGGAACCAGGAAGAATGGATCAATTTAAaagcattggagatgcaattgaTGGAAGTCCTGGACATATTGACGGAGCTGTTCAGCCTTCAAATGGACCAGGAATTTGGCCGCTCCAAGTTTTGAACCAACAACCACGACAACTTTCAGATCTACTCCAGAAACTTCAATCAGG GGAATTAGTTCATGAAAGTGTTACTCGAGGATGCAAGGAGCAGCAACGTCAAATTGAG ATGAAACTAATGCTAGGAGATATCTCACAATTGCTGGACCTTATATGGTCATGGATAGCCCCTTCAGAAGATGATCAGAGTTGCTTCAG gCCCCATGGAGATCCTCAGATGATTCGATTTGGTGCTCATCTAGTGCTTGTGCTTAGATATTTACTTGATGATGAAAATAAGGATACTTTGAGAGAGAAGATTATGAATGTTGGTGATCTCATTGTACACAT GTATGCCATGTTTCTGTTTTCCAAGCAACACGAGGAGTTGGTGGGTATATATGCTTCTCAACTTGCACGCCACCGTTGCATTGACCTCTTTGTGCACATGATGGAACTGAGGCTAAACAGCAG TGTGCATGTCAAATATAAGATCTTCCTTTCTGCTATGGGGTATTTACAATTTTCTCCCGTGGACAACTCAAAAGGAAGTTTTGAAGAAATTGTTGAGAG GGTTCTGTCAAGATCTCGGGAAATGAAAGTTGGCAAGTATGATAAGTTATCAGATGTTGCAGAGCAGCACCGGCTGCAGAGCCTTCCGAAAGCTATGGTTGTCCAGTGGCTATGCTTTACACCCCCCTCAACAGTTACCAATGTTGAGGATGTCAGTACAAAACTTCTTCTACGAGCTTTGATACACAG CAACATATTGTTCCGGGAGTTTGCCCTGGTTTCAATGTGGAGAGTTCCTGCAATGCCCATTGGTGCTCACACATTACTTAGTTTCCTTGCTGAACCTTTAAAACAACTTTCAGAATCTTCTGATACCTTGGAGACTTACAACGTGTCTCAGAATCTCAAAGAGTTCCACGATTGG AGTGAGTATTATTCTTGTGATGCAAAATATCGCAACTGGCTCAAAATTGAATTAGAGAATGCAGAGGTTTCTCCTCTTGAACTCTCAATGGAGGAAAAACAAAGGACCGTTTCAGCAGCCAATGAGACTCTGAATTCATCTCTGTCATTGTTACTGA GAACTGAAAATCCTTGTTTAGCTTCAGCTCAAGATCATTTGTACGAATCTGTGGAACCTATATTTCTTGAATTGCACGCCACCGCAATGCTTTGCTTGCCATCTGGTGAATGTCTGCCTCCAGATGCAACCGTGTGCACTACATTGATGAGTGCTCTGTACTCTTCAGTGAGCGAGGAAGATGTGTTGCATAGGCAACTAATG ATAAATGTCACCGTACCCTCAAAGGACAATTACTGTGTAGAGGTTGTGCTTCGCTGCTTGGCAGTGGCAGGTGATGGTCTTGGGCCACAGGAACACACTGATGGGGGTCTTCTTGGTACTGTTATGGCTGCTGGCTTCAAAG GTGAGTTGCTTCGTTTTCAAGCTGGAGTTACCATTGAGATTTCCCGATTAGATGCTTGGTATTCGAGCAAAGAAGGTTCCCTAGAGAGCCCAGCAACGTACATTGTGCGGGGCCTTTGTCGTAGGTGCTGTATTCCAGAAGTCATTCTTCGATGCATGCAG GTCTCTCTTTCGCTTATAGAGTTGGGTGTTCCACCTGAAAGCCATGATCAGTTGATCGAATTAGTTGCTAGCTCTGAAGCTGGGGTCCTTCATTTGTTTAGTCACCAACAATTGCAA GAATTTTTGTTGTTTGAGAGGGAATACTCCATAAGCCAAATGGAGCTTGAAGAGGAGCTTTCTTCTTGA
- the LOC126610680 gene encoding protein PHYTOCHROME-DEPENDENT LATE-FLOWERING-like isoform X1: protein MGVSFKVSKTGTRFRPKPPLQCEADVGGDDVSETTNDSSSRAVPRMLEGESGAGVSGPSMSSEGLLVSAENEVSFILNLFPDGYSFAKPSENDTVHQATHQDVPKLLHPYDRTSETLFSAIESGRLPGDILDDIPCKYVDGTLVCEIRDYRKCAFEQGPGSTPTHGSVIVNKVCLKMSLENVVKDIPLISDNSWAYGDLMEMESRILKALQPQLYLDPTPKLDRLCKNPVPTKLDLALTGIRRKRLREMPEVTVTSNSKTHGKKVYIDGVPESSNCRLGDSGTLPGNMMPQHAHENLTVQNMSTNNLLALRSKSFMTDASVPAPHLVPNQLRYQMGVGTPRSVQDPGSGSVVNASPSPVGQDMMISYTDNVNGNVPLHGKREHPDGQMSPLSSFNKRQRPTPVGHDGMQHQQIGPHMDSFHGSDMNWKNNYLQQQAMAKGIQFSNTGIQKFSQQMFDGAMSQDPGTMPFAVGQPNMRFGAKEEPLETGKIDGSELGGIKNDMQIMEGDTSHLDPSRLHQRLPQHAFMRSNFSQPSWSNLGQNMEKDARKDDQFPKRKSSQSPRFSSGALVQSPLSSKSGEFSTGSVGPHFGAAAVTSAVGASQKEKALMTSVPTIAASCLTSSANESMQRQHQSQAAAKRKTNSLPKTSAMTGVGSPASVSNISVPLNAGSPSVGTPSSADQTMLEKFSKIEAVTMRYHLNKRKNKVDDHPVKKPNAFPDQHLRACLSNGSNNEDFKDDSCERPLSKSLVGGSMNICKIRILNFVKEEHIVQGNVVYLPKQRTRLIMSERPNDGTVAMYYGEVDDGDFLSAEEHLPTLPNTHTADLLAAQFCSLMVKDGYDSENHIQPKPTRMTIAPSIQPNASGLPRSNSATEMQQYAESVSGQPSNEVAKSISGNNSSLTSSQNLLPSTRMLPPGNPQALQMSQGLMTVNSMPQRQQQIESQPSFQQQQQQHQQHQQLQQQQQHQPPPPQQQQQSQHSLIQQQNPQLQRSMMLAANSLSQFGKNSNMQLPMANNKLTTLQYHLLQQQQQQSPQMQRKMMMGLGTAMGSLGNNMVGLSGVGNTVGMGAARGMGSAPMTPISGMGNVGQNPMNLTQGSNISNLTQQFQTGRLTQALMASKLRMQPNRGGMSGSPQSGTVGLPGGRQMHPGSAGFAMLGQTLNRGNMSAMQHRPGMGPMGPPKLTAGMAGTNMYMNPQQQQQFQQQQMQQQLQQQQLQQQQLQQQQLQQQQQETTSPLQAVVPPQQVGSPSGISQLTHQSQQQQQQQEASPQQMSQRTPMSPQLSSGAMHTMSAGNPEACPASPQLSSQTHGSVGSMANSPMDLQGMNKSNSVGNP, encoded by the exons ATGGGTGTTTCGTTTAAGGTTTCCAAGACCGGTACTAGGTTCCGTCCGAAGCCGCCTCTGCAGTGCGAGGCCGACGTTGGCGGCGATGACGTGTCCGAGACTACCAATGACAGCAGCTCCCGAGCTGTCCCCAGAATGCTCGAG GGTGAGAGTGGGGCCGGGGTTTCTGGTCCATCAATGTCTTCTGAAGGGCTTCTTGTATCTGCAG AAAACGAAGTTTCCTTCATTTTGAATCTCTTCCCAGATGGATATTCTTTTGCAAAACCATCAGAG AATGACACTGTGCATCAAGCTACACATCAAGATGTTCCAAAGTTGTTACACCCATATGATAGGACGTCAGAAACTCTTTTTTCG GCAATTGAATCTGGCCGGTTGCCTGGAGATATTCTAGATGATATACCTTGCAAGTATGTCGATGGAACACTTGTGTGTGAG ATTCGTGATTATCGCAAATGTGCTTTTGAACAAGGGCCCGGTAGTACCCCTACCCATGGATCCGTTATTGTAAATAAAGTATGCCTTAAAATGTCATTGGAAAATGTAGTGAAGGATATCCCACTGATCTCAGATAATTCTTGGGCTTATGGTGACCTGATG GAAATGGAGTCCCGAATATTGAAAGCTTTGCAGCCACAACTTTATTTAGATCCAACTCCCAAGTTGGACAGGCTCTGTAAGAATCCAGTTCCCACAAAG CTCGATTTGGCATTGACTGGAATCCGGAGAAAGAGGTTGAGAGAGATGCCAGAAGTTACTGTCACATCTAATAGCAAGACACATGGGAAGAAAGTTTACATTGATGGAGTTCCAGAAAGCTCTAACTGTAGGTTGGGAGATTCTGGAACCCTTCCAGGCAATATGATGCCACAGCATGCCCATGAAAATTTGACCGTTCAAAATATGAGTACAAATAACTTGTTGGCCCTAAGATCCAAGAGTTTTATGACTGATGCTTCTGTTCCAGCACCACATTTAGTACCCAACCAATTGAGGTATCAAATGGGTGTTGGAACCCCAAGAAGTGTGCAGGACCCTGGATCAGGAAGTGTTGTCAATGCATCACCTTCCCCAGTTGGGCAAGACATGATGATCTCGTATACTGACAATGTGAACGGTAATGTCCCTCTTCATGGAAAGAGAGAGCATCCGGATGGACAAATGTCACCCTTATCTAGTTTTAATAAGAGACAAAGGCCCACACCAGTTGGCCACGATGGAATGCAACATCAGCAAATAGGGCCACATATGGATAGCTTCCATGGATCAGATATGAACTGGAAGAATAACTATTTGCAGCAGCAAGCAATGGCTAAAGGAATTCAGTTTTCAAATACAGGCATTCAGAAGTTTTCCCAGCAGATGTTTGACGGGGCAATGAGTCAGGACCCTGGGACAATGCCATTTGCTGTAGGACAGCCAAACATGAGATTTGGTGCCAAGGAAGAGCCGTTGGAGACAGGTAAGATAGATGGGTCAGAGCTCGGTGGGATTAAGAACGATATGCAGATCATGGAAGGAGACACAAGCCATCTCGATCCATCGAGGCTTCACCAAAGATTACCACAGCATGCATTCATGAGATCTAATTTTTCTCAGCCATCCTGGAGTAATCTTGGTCAGAATATGGAGAAAGATGCAAGAAAGGATGACCAATTCCCAAAAAGAAAATCATCTCAAAGTCCTCGGTTTTCTTCTGGGGCTTTGGTTCAATCCCCATTATCATCAAAGTCGGGGGAGTTTTCTACTGGTTCCGTAGGACCCCACTTTGGAGCAGCTGCAGTAACTTCTGCTGTAGGGGCATcacagaaagagaaggcattaATGACCTCAGTTCCTACTATTGCAGCCTCATGTTTGACTTCCAGTGCTAATGAGTCTATGCAACGGCAACACCAGTCTCAAGCTGCTGCTAAACGGAAAACAAATTCGCTCCCTAAGACCTCAGCAATGACTGGTGTTGGATCTCCTGCCAGTGTTAGTAATATAAGTGTTCCACTAAATGCAGGCAGTCCTTCTGTTGGAACTCCATCTTCCGCTGATCAAACCATGCttgaaaaattctcaaaaattgaagcgGTGACCATGAG GTATCATCTcaacaaaagaaagaataagGTTGATGACCACCCCGTCAAGAAGCCAAATGCATTCCCAGATCAACATCTGCGAGCCTGCCTGTCAAATGGTTCCAATAATGAGGATTTCAAAGATGATTCATGTGAGAGACCTTTGTCGAAGTCACTTGTTGGTGGAAGCATGAATATCTGcaaaattagaattttgaattttgtgaaGGAAGAGCATATTGTTCAAG GAAATGTTGTTTATCTTCCCAAGCAGCGAACTAGGTTGATCATGTCAGAGAGACCAAATGATGGTACTGTAGCAATGTACTACGGCGAAGTAGATGATGGTGATTTTCTGTCTGCCGAGGAACATCTTCCTACATTGCCCAATACT CACACAGCGGATTTGCTTGCAGCACAGTTCTGTTCACTG ATGGTAAAGGATGGTTATGATTCAGAGAATCACATCCAACCAAAGCCAACCCGCATGACTATTGCCCCAAGCATTCAACCAAATGCTTCTGGGCTCCCCCGTAGCAACTCCGCAACTGAGATGCAACAATATGCAGAGTCAGTTTCAGGCCAGCCGTCCAATGAGGTTGCAAAGTCAATTAGTGGCAATAATTCATCCTTAACTTCATCCCAGAATCTTCTACCAAGCACAAGGATGCTGCCCCCTGGAAACCCTCAGGCCTTACAGATGTCTCAAGGGCTCATGACAGTGAATTCGATGCCTCAACGCCAACAACAGATCGAGTCACAACCATCAttccagcagcagcagcaacaacacCAGCAGCACCAACAACTACAGCAGCAACAGCAACACCAACCACCACCtccacagcagcagcagcaaagcCAACACTCTTTGATTCAACAACAGAATCCCCAGCTCCAGAGATCAATGATGCTGGCAGCAAATTCGCTTTCACAGTTTGGGAAGAATTCCAACATGCAGTTACCCATGGCGAATAATAAGCTTACCACCCTGCAATATCACCTATTACAGCAACAACAGCAACAGAGTCCGCAGATGCAGAGAAAAATGATGATGGGACTTGGAACAGCTATGGGAAGCTTAGGCAATAACATGGTTGGACTTTCTGGTGTTGGAAACACGGTGGGCATGGGAGCTGCAAGGGGAATGGGATCTGCGCCCATGACGCCCATTTCCGGAATGGGCAATGTGGGTCAGAATCCAATGAATTTAACCCAGGGTTCAAATATTAGCAATTTAACCCAGCAATTTCAAACTGGAAGATTAACACAAGCTCTCATGGCATCAAAATTGAGGATGCAACCGAACCGAGGGGGCATGTCAGGCAGTCCTCAGTCGGGCACAGTTGGGCTGCCGGGAGGCAGACAGATGCATCCTGGATCTGCTGGTTTCGCAATGTTGGGTCAGACTCTGAATCGAGGCAATATGAGTGCAATGCAACACAGGCCAGGAATGGGGCCTATGGGTCCACCAAAGCTGACGGCGGGGATGGCAGGGACAAATATGTACATGAACccgcagcagcagcaacaattTCAGCAACAACAAATGCAGCAGCAGTTACAGCAACAGCAATTGCAGCAGCAGCAATTGCAACAGCAGCAATTgcaacagcagcagcaagaAACGACTTCACCACTACAGGCTGTTGTTCCGCCACAGCAGGTGGGCTCTCCCTCGGGAATTTCACAACTGACCCACCAAagccagcagcagcagcagcagcaggagGCTAGCCCACAGCAAATGAGCCAAAGAACTCCAATGAGTCCACAGCTGAGCTCAGGGGCAATGCATACCATGAGTGCTGGTAATCCAGAGGCTTGTCCCGCGAGCCCACAGCTAAGCTCTCAAACGCACGGCTCAGTTGGTAGTATGGCAAATTCTCCTATGGACCTTCAAGGTATGAATAAGAGTAACTCCGTGGGTAACCCGTAG